A genome region from Oryzias melastigma strain HK-1 linkage group LG12, ASM292280v2, whole genome shotgun sequence includes the following:
- the lg12h18orf54 gene encoding lung adenoma susceptibility protein 2 isoform X1, translating into MAGSSLFGEFPSPESCVTSLLSSSGHLRSSLRPSDPNTTFRYKDKQYDSASAALDAYIADFEKSGQSSSSLLLPQDRPSTLRKTVRTPRNRDVLRERLTDRELDFLKLPVSSLRHHSNRQRLSMTTDELLSIPNDGSMPVTHTSAYIQGLLTRPGLSQSCCPPTGPADRTCTGLSRSHAPSHHQSHHSAPTPGVYRSKGRPKAAADDSSCPADRAEVSERAEPSSLLHFPHWFTRNKAAMDCSDINSVPDLMYPAWLQLFDPPEAPQPSMSEPWDDRASRAGAPSWVADLEKEDDPDHASTQITVRTRQPGVKRPSMLSACLQSDSQTALRDLRLQLAEHISALAADRKGSGVLTALHEEHKIQSLIEKADGVLSLLSQSHAAAGSSARLMSSDAVPSSVDMEDLPSHRPASSLGAADEACAEAEADREEKVDGCGSHGNCILKHPGPVEALKLMLFRLQAVEAELQRKAASPPADQVESVVDSDAQIQGCPGSPSLQRALHHLNHLKLLVEEPRQKHPNPDEEKDKDEDEGRYSSSSAERLLSSQREPA; encoded by the exons ATGGCCGGCAGCAGTTTGTTTGGTGAGTTCCCATCTCCAGAGTCTTGTGTCACCTCCCTGCTGTCAAGTTCGGGTCACCTGAGGAGCAGTCTGCGACCTTCAGATCCAAACACAACCTTCAGATACAAGGACAAG cAGTACGACTCGGCCTCTGCGGCGCTGGACGCTTACATCGCAGACTTTGAGAAGAGCGGTCAGAGTTCCAGCTCGCTGCTTCTGCCGCAAGACCGGCCCTCCACACTCAGAAAAACAGTGAGGACCCCCAGAAACAGAGACG TTCTCAGGGAGCGTCTGACTGACAGAGAGCTAGACTTCCTGAAGCTTCCTGTGAGCTCCCTCCGTCACCATAGTAACCGCCAGAGACTCTCCATGACCACAGATGAACTGCTGTCCATACCAAATGACGGCTCCATGCCGGTCACCCACACCTCTGCCTACATACAAG GTCTCCTGACCCGGCCTGGACTCTCCCAGTCCTGTTGCCCTCCCACCGGGCCTGCAGACAGAACCTGTACTGGACTCAGCAGGAGCCACGCCCCCTCCCACCACCAGAGCCACCACTCTGCTCCCACACCCGGGGTGTACAG GAGCAAAGGAAGACCAAAAGCGGCAGCTGATGACTCCTCATGT CCTGCAGACAGAGCTGAGGTTTCAGAGCGAGCAGAGCCGTCCTCCCTGCTTCACTTCCCTCACTGGTTCACAAGAAACAAAGCTGCCATGGACTGTTCTGACATCAACAGCGTGCCTGACCTGATGTACCCAGCCTGGCTGCAGCTCTTTGACCCCCCTGAAGCTCCTCAGCCCTCCATGTCAGAGCCCTGGGATGACCGTG CTTCCAGAGCTGGAGCTCCCTCCTGGGTGGCTGATTTGGAGAAAGAGGATGATCCTGACCACGCCTCCACACAG ATCACTGTTAGAACACGTCAGCCTGGAGTGAAACGGCCCTCCATGctgtctgcatgtctgcagTCTGACAGCCAGACCGCGCTGAGAGATCTGAGGCTGCAGTTGGCTGAACACATCTCTGCGCTCGCTGCAGACAGGAAAGGCTCCGGTGTTCTGACCGCGCTGCACGAAG AACACAAGATCCAGTCTTTGATTGAGAAAGCGGATGGAGTGTTGAGCTTGTTGTCCCAGAGCCACGCGGCAGCAGGAAGTTCGGCCCGTCTCA TGAGCAGTGATGCAGTACCCAGCTCTGTGGACATGGAAGACCTGCCTTCACATCGGCCTGCTTCCTCTCT aggagctgcagatgaagcatGCGCTGAGGCTGAGGCTGACAGAGAGGAGAAG GTTGATGGCTGTGGTTCCCATGGAAACTGCATCCTGAAGCATCCTGGACCAGTAGAGGCGTTGAAGCTGATGCTGTTCAGACTGCAGGCTGTGGAGGCAGAGCTGCAACGGAAAGCAGCGAGTCCACCAGCAGACCAGGTGGAGTCG GTTGTTGACAGTGACGCCCAGATCCAGGGTTGTCCTGGGAGTCCATCACTGCAGAG AGCTCTACATCACCTCAACCACCTGAAGCTGCTGGTTGAAGAGCCCAGACAGAAACACCCAAACCCGGATGAGGAGAAGGACAAAGATGAAGACGAGGGACGGTACTCCTCTTCATCTGCTGAGAGACTGCTCAGCTCTCAGAGAGAGCCTGCATGA
- the lg12h18orf54 gene encoding lung adenoma susceptibility protein 2 isoform X3 — protein MAGSSLFGEFPSPESCVTSLLSSSGHLRSSLRPSDPNTTFRYKDKQYDSASAALDAYIADFEKSGQSSSSLLLPQDRPSTLRKTVRTPRNRDVLRERLTDRELDFLKLPVSSLRHHSNRQRLSMTTDELLSIPNDGSMPVTHTSAYIQGLLTRPGLSQSCCPPTGPADRTCTGLSRSHAPSHHQSHHSAPTPGVYRSKGRPKAAADDSSCPADRAEVSERAEPSSLLHFPHWFTRNKAAMDCSDINSVPDLMYPAWLQLFDPPEAPQPSMSEPWDDRASRAGAPSWVADLEKEDDPDHASTQSDSQTALRDLRLQLAEHISALAADRKGSGVLTALHEEHKIQSLIEKADGVLSLLSQSHAAAGSSARLMSSDAVPSSVDMEDLPSHRPASSLGAADEACAEAEADREEKVDGCGSHGNCILKHPGPVEALKLMLFRLQAVEAELQRKAASPPADQVESVVDSDAQIQGCPGSPSLQRALHHLNHLKLLVEEPRQKHPNPDEEKDKDEDEGRYSSSSAERLLSSQREPA, from the exons ATGGCCGGCAGCAGTTTGTTTGGTGAGTTCCCATCTCCAGAGTCTTGTGTCACCTCCCTGCTGTCAAGTTCGGGTCACCTGAGGAGCAGTCTGCGACCTTCAGATCCAAACACAACCTTCAGATACAAGGACAAG cAGTACGACTCGGCCTCTGCGGCGCTGGACGCTTACATCGCAGACTTTGAGAAGAGCGGTCAGAGTTCCAGCTCGCTGCTTCTGCCGCAAGACCGGCCCTCCACACTCAGAAAAACAGTGAGGACCCCCAGAAACAGAGACG TTCTCAGGGAGCGTCTGACTGACAGAGAGCTAGACTTCCTGAAGCTTCCTGTGAGCTCCCTCCGTCACCATAGTAACCGCCAGAGACTCTCCATGACCACAGATGAACTGCTGTCCATACCAAATGACGGCTCCATGCCGGTCACCCACACCTCTGCCTACATACAAG GTCTCCTGACCCGGCCTGGACTCTCCCAGTCCTGTTGCCCTCCCACCGGGCCTGCAGACAGAACCTGTACTGGACTCAGCAGGAGCCACGCCCCCTCCCACCACCAGAGCCACCACTCTGCTCCCACACCCGGGGTGTACAG GAGCAAAGGAAGACCAAAAGCGGCAGCTGATGACTCCTCATGT CCTGCAGACAGAGCTGAGGTTTCAGAGCGAGCAGAGCCGTCCTCCCTGCTTCACTTCCCTCACTGGTTCACAAGAAACAAAGCTGCCATGGACTGTTCTGACATCAACAGCGTGCCTGACCTGATGTACCCAGCCTGGCTGCAGCTCTTTGACCCCCCTGAAGCTCCTCAGCCCTCCATGTCAGAGCCCTGGGATGACCGTG CTTCCAGAGCTGGAGCTCCCTCCTGGGTGGCTGATTTGGAGAAAGAGGATGATCCTGACCACGCCTCCACACAG TCTGACAGCCAGACCGCGCTGAGAGATCTGAGGCTGCAGTTGGCTGAACACATCTCTGCGCTCGCTGCAGACAGGAAAGGCTCCGGTGTTCTGACCGCGCTGCACGAAG AACACAAGATCCAGTCTTTGATTGAGAAAGCGGATGGAGTGTTGAGCTTGTTGTCCCAGAGCCACGCGGCAGCAGGAAGTTCGGCCCGTCTCA TGAGCAGTGATGCAGTACCCAGCTCTGTGGACATGGAAGACCTGCCTTCACATCGGCCTGCTTCCTCTCT aggagctgcagatgaagcatGCGCTGAGGCTGAGGCTGACAGAGAGGAGAAG GTTGATGGCTGTGGTTCCCATGGAAACTGCATCCTGAAGCATCCTGGACCAGTAGAGGCGTTGAAGCTGATGCTGTTCAGACTGCAGGCTGTGGAGGCAGAGCTGCAACGGAAAGCAGCGAGTCCACCAGCAGACCAGGTGGAGTCG GTTGTTGACAGTGACGCCCAGATCCAGGGTTGTCCTGGGAGTCCATCACTGCAGAG AGCTCTACATCACCTCAACCACCTGAAGCTGCTGGTTGAAGAGCCCAGACAGAAACACCCAAACCCGGATGAGGAGAAGGACAAAGATGAAGACGAGGGACGGTACTCCTCTTCATCTGCTGAGAGACTGCTCAGCTCTCAGAGAGAGCCTGCATGA
- the lg12h18orf54 gene encoding lung adenoma susceptibility protein 2 isoform X2, with product MAGSSLFGEFPSPESCVTSLLSSSGHLRSSLRPSDPNTTFRYKDKQYDSASAALDAYIADFEKSGQSSSSLLLPQDRPSTLRKTVRTPRNRDVLRERLTDRELDFLKLPVSSLRHHSNRQRLSMTTDELLSIPNDGSMPVTHTSAYIQGLLTRPGLSQSCCPPTGPADRTCTGLSRSHAPSHHQSHHSAPTPGVYRSKGRPKAAADDSSCPADRAEVSERAEPSSLLHFPHWFTRNKAAMDCSDINSVPDLMYPAWLQLFDPPEAPQPSMSEPWDDRASRAGAPSWVADLEKEDDPDHASTQITVRTRQPGVKRPSMLSACLQSDSQTALRDLRLQLAEHISALAADRKGSGVLTALHEEHKIQSLIEKADGVLSLLSQSHAAAGSSARLMSSDAVPSSVDMEDLPSHRPASSLGAADEACAEAEADREEKVDGCGSHGNCILKHPGPVEALKLMLFRLQAVEAELQRKAASPPADQVVDSDAQIQGCPGSPSLQRALHHLNHLKLLVEEPRQKHPNPDEEKDKDEDEGRYSSSSAERLLSSQREPA from the exons ATGGCCGGCAGCAGTTTGTTTGGTGAGTTCCCATCTCCAGAGTCTTGTGTCACCTCCCTGCTGTCAAGTTCGGGTCACCTGAGGAGCAGTCTGCGACCTTCAGATCCAAACACAACCTTCAGATACAAGGACAAG cAGTACGACTCGGCCTCTGCGGCGCTGGACGCTTACATCGCAGACTTTGAGAAGAGCGGTCAGAGTTCCAGCTCGCTGCTTCTGCCGCAAGACCGGCCCTCCACACTCAGAAAAACAGTGAGGACCCCCAGAAACAGAGACG TTCTCAGGGAGCGTCTGACTGACAGAGAGCTAGACTTCCTGAAGCTTCCTGTGAGCTCCCTCCGTCACCATAGTAACCGCCAGAGACTCTCCATGACCACAGATGAACTGCTGTCCATACCAAATGACGGCTCCATGCCGGTCACCCACACCTCTGCCTACATACAAG GTCTCCTGACCCGGCCTGGACTCTCCCAGTCCTGTTGCCCTCCCACCGGGCCTGCAGACAGAACCTGTACTGGACTCAGCAGGAGCCACGCCCCCTCCCACCACCAGAGCCACCACTCTGCTCCCACACCCGGGGTGTACAG GAGCAAAGGAAGACCAAAAGCGGCAGCTGATGACTCCTCATGT CCTGCAGACAGAGCTGAGGTTTCAGAGCGAGCAGAGCCGTCCTCCCTGCTTCACTTCCCTCACTGGTTCACAAGAAACAAAGCTGCCATGGACTGTTCTGACATCAACAGCGTGCCTGACCTGATGTACCCAGCCTGGCTGCAGCTCTTTGACCCCCCTGAAGCTCCTCAGCCCTCCATGTCAGAGCCCTGGGATGACCGTG CTTCCAGAGCTGGAGCTCCCTCCTGGGTGGCTGATTTGGAGAAAGAGGATGATCCTGACCACGCCTCCACACAG ATCACTGTTAGAACACGTCAGCCTGGAGTGAAACGGCCCTCCATGctgtctgcatgtctgcagTCTGACAGCCAGACCGCGCTGAGAGATCTGAGGCTGCAGTTGGCTGAACACATCTCTGCGCTCGCTGCAGACAGGAAAGGCTCCGGTGTTCTGACCGCGCTGCACGAAG AACACAAGATCCAGTCTTTGATTGAGAAAGCGGATGGAGTGTTGAGCTTGTTGTCCCAGAGCCACGCGGCAGCAGGAAGTTCGGCCCGTCTCA TGAGCAGTGATGCAGTACCCAGCTCTGTGGACATGGAAGACCTGCCTTCACATCGGCCTGCTTCCTCTCT aggagctgcagatgaagcatGCGCTGAGGCTGAGGCTGACAGAGAGGAGAAG GTTGATGGCTGTGGTTCCCATGGAAACTGCATCCTGAAGCATCCTGGACCAGTAGAGGCGTTGAAGCTGATGCTGTTCAGACTGCAGGCTGTGGAGGCAGAGCTGCAACGGAAAGCAGCGAGTCCACCAGCAGACCAG GTTGTTGACAGTGACGCCCAGATCCAGGGTTGTCCTGGGAGTCCATCACTGCAGAG AGCTCTACATCACCTCAACCACCTGAAGCTGCTGGTTGAAGAGCCCAGACAGAAACACCCAAACCCGGATGAGGAGAAGGACAAAGATGAAGACGAGGGACGGTACTCCTCTTCATCTGCTGAGAGACTGCTCAGCTCTCAGAGAGAGCCTGCATGA